DNA sequence from the Arthrobacter crystallopoietes genome:
GGCAACGCCTACGCCCGTGCCGAGGTGGAAGACCTCGGCGGCTCCATGGAAGTGATGTTCTTCGGTCAGGTGTACGGACCGATCTCGACCATCCTGGCGGAAGACCTGATCGTCGTCGTCCGCGGCCGGTTGCAGCGCCGTGACGACGGCGCAGTAACGCTGAATGCCCAGGAGCTGACCGTTCCTGACCTCAGCGATGGCCATTCCGGGCCGGTGGTAATTTCCATGGCCAGTTTCAAGGCGACCGAGACGGTGGTTTCGTCCCTTGGCGACGTGCTGCGGACACACCCGGGAACCACCGAAGTCCAGGTGCGGCTGAACAGCTCACGGAAAGTTGAAGTGATGAAGCTTGGCGTCGATCTCCGGGTCAACCCCACGCCGTCGCTCTTTGGTGATCTTAAGGTGCTGCTGGGTCCAGCCTGCCTCGACGTCTAGCGGCTCCGGGGATTTAGATCTGGTATTCGAGCGGACTCGGGCGAACGTAGGAGCCGCTGTGGTACAGTAGCGGCGTCGCTTCGTCGCCGAGCGAGCCTTCCACTACCTCGACGATCACCACAGCGTTGTTTTCGAAGGACACGCGCATTTGGATCTTGCCGACCAGATAGGCATGGACATCCTTCAGGAGAGGCACCCCGTAGGGACCTGCTTCCCAATGATCTCCGCTGAAGCGGTCTTTCGTACGGGCGAAACGGTCGGCGAGCCCGCGGTTGTCCTGGCCGAGGATGTGGACGCCAATATAGTTCGAGTTCGCGACGGCGGGCCAGGACGAGCTGGAGCGGGCCATGTTGAAGGTGAAGCGCGGTGGCTCCGCCGACAGGGACGCCACCGAGGTCGCCGTGAAGCCAAAAGGCTTGCCCTCGTACTCAACGGTGAGAATCGCCACTCCGGCAGCATGCCGCCGGAAGACCTCCCGGAAGGTGGTTCCCAGCAGTTGCCCGGCGGGCGTGACAGACTGTGCTGCTACGGATTCGGCACTCACAACAATGTTTCTCCAGAACTATTCGGTGGGGACAGAAGACAGCCTGACCCATTAACGTTCAGCGTATTCGGCATCGGGCGGCGTGGGGCATTGTGTTAAGTTGTGCTAAATTTCCTGCCTGCTCCTCAACCAT
Encoded proteins:
- a CDS encoding flavin reductase family protein, giving the protein MSAESVAAQSVTPAGQLLGTTFREVFRRHAAGVAILTVEYEGKPFGFTATSVASLSAEPPRFTFNMARSSSSWPAVANSNYIGVHILGQDNRGLADRFARTKDRFSGDHWEAGPYGVPLLKDVHAYLVGKIQMRVSFENNAVVIVEVVEGSLGDEATPLLYHSGSYVRPSPLEYQI